The following are encoded together in the Candidatus Methylomirabilis oxygeniifera genome:
- a CDS encoding Prevent-host-death family protein, whose product MGKVPDIIPITDLRQDAAGVLKRVKGRKEPVIITQRGRAAAVMMSTDAYEKAEHDRQLLRLLAQGDKEIAAGKGYDLETVMAEADRLLAEE is encoded by the coding sequence ATGGGCAAGGTGCCGGATATCATTCCGATTACTGACCTGCGTCAGGACGCAGCGGGCGTACTCAAGCGCGTCAAGGGCAGGAAAGAGCCGGTCATCATCACTCAACGCGGTCGGGCTGCAGCCGTGATGATGAGCACAGACGCCTACGAAAAGGCGGAGCACGATCGGCAGCTTCTTCGCCTTCTCGCACAAGGGGACAAGGAGATCGCTGCCGGGAAGGGGTACGACCTGGAGACCGTGATGGCGGAGGCCGATCGATTATTAGCAGAAGAGTGA
- a CDS encoding Malate dehydrogenase (oxaloacetate-decarboxylating) (NADP(+)) (Evidence 2b : Function of strongly homologous gene; Product type e : enzyme) yields MIDATEVVDDRTGETVLEVPLRGRLLLDCSLFNKGTAFSEQERCDFGLVGLLPSHVSTLEGQATRRYEEYLKKTTALERFLFLRALQDRNETLFYRLLHDHLTEMLPIIYTPEVGEVCQRYSHIYHRSRGLFISYPQRHEIDTILENRPYRQVDVIVVTDGERILGLGDQGVGGIGISVGKLALYTVCGGVNPGRTLPIVLDVGTNNPERLADPQYIGWQHERVRGPDYDAFVDEFVQAVQRHLPGVLLQWEDFGKDHARTLRDRYRDRLCSFNDDIQGTAAVTLAALLAGGRATGCPLVSQRIVILGPGSAGTGISDLLVAALVHEGLSEDEARSRLWLVGRHGLLHTGMRDLNPAQQRYRQPLERLAGWERGPAGEIPLAEVVRRVRPTALIGVTGQPGLFTEDVIRTLARQVERPILMPLSNPTAQCEASPADLVAWSEGRALVATGSPFPDVAYQGRTIPISQCNNAYVFPGLGLGVIASGSRRVTDEMFLAAAQVLSDSVPPQTGLDAPLLPPLAEIRALSRRIALAVGLEAQRQGLAPRTSLQEWEHLLDARQWEPRYRPMRPQRRPADRLGLHPESGSTGVE; encoded by the coding sequence ATGATCGATGCCACGGAAGTCGTCGATGATCGTACGGGCGAGACGGTCCTGGAGGTCCCCCTCCGGGGTCGGCTGTTGCTGGACTGCTCCCTGTTCAACAAGGGAACGGCCTTTTCCGAACAGGAGCGGTGCGACTTCGGCTTGGTCGGCCTGCTGCCGTCCCACGTCAGCACCTTGGAGGGGCAGGCGACGCGGAGGTATGAGGAGTACCTGAAGAAGACGACGGCGCTGGAGCGTTTTCTCTTCCTCCGCGCCCTGCAGGACCGGAACGAAACGCTTTTTTACCGCCTGCTGCACGACCACCTTACCGAAATGCTGCCGATCATCTACACCCCGGAGGTGGGAGAAGTCTGCCAGCGCTACAGCCATATTTACCACCGGTCTCGCGGACTGTTCATCTCCTACCCACAACGGCACGAGATCGACACCATTCTGGAAAACCGGCCGTATCGCCAGGTTGACGTCATCGTCGTGACTGATGGCGAGCGCATCCTCGGGCTCGGCGATCAGGGCGTGGGCGGAATCGGCATTTCGGTCGGGAAGTTGGCCCTGTACACCGTGTGCGGCGGGGTGAACCCAGGCCGGACGCTGCCCATCGTGCTCGATGTGGGGACGAACAACCCGGAGAGGCTGGCGGACCCGCAGTACATCGGCTGGCAGCATGAACGCGTGCGCGGGCCGGACTACGACGCCTTCGTGGACGAGTTCGTGCAGGCTGTGCAGCGGCACCTGCCCGGCGTGCTGCTGCAGTGGGAAGACTTTGGAAAGGATCATGCCCGCACGCTACGAGACCGCTACCGCGACCGGCTTTGCAGTTTCAACGACGACATCCAGGGAACCGCGGCGGTGACCCTCGCAGCCCTGCTGGCAGGGGGGCGGGCCACCGGCTGTCCTCTGGTCAGCCAGCGCATCGTCATCTTGGGTCCCGGCTCGGCCGGAACAGGCATCAGCGATCTGCTGGTGGCAGCGCTGGTCCATGAAGGGTTATCCGAGGATGAGGCCCGATCGCGGCTCTGGCTGGTGGGGCGCCACGGTCTGCTGCACACAGGGATGCGCGATCTCAACCCGGCTCAGCAGCGGTACCGCCAGCCGCTGGAGCGGCTCGCCGGCTGGGAGCGCGGGCCGGCCGGAGAGATTCCCCTGGCCGAGGTGGTGCGTCGCGTGCGACCGACAGCGCTGATCGGCGTGACCGGCCAGCCCGGCCTCTTCACCGAAGACGTGATCCGGACCCTGGCCCGGCAGGTTGAGCGCCCCATCCTCATGCCGCTCTCCAACCCGACGGCCCAGTGTGAAGCTTCGCCGGCAGACCTCGTGGCCTGGTCCGAGGGGAGGGCGCTGGTGGCAACCGGCAGCCCCTTCCCGGATGTCGCGTACCAGGGGCGCACCATCCCGATCAGCCAGTGTAACAACGCCTACGTCTTCCCCGGATTGGGCCTGGGTGTGATCGCTTCGGGGTCCCGGCGGGTCACGGACGAGATGTTCCTGGCGGCCGCCCAGGTCCTGAGCGACAGCGTGCCCCCACAGACGGGGCTCGACGCGCCCCTCCTGCCGCCGCTTGCAGAGATCCGCGCCCTCTCGCGTCGCATCGCGCTGGCCGTCGGACTCGAAGCCCAGCGCCAGGGGCTCGCCCCGCGAACCTCGCTCCAGGAATGGGAGCACCTGCTGGACGCCAGACAGTGGGAGCCGCGTTATCGCCCCATGCGTCCCCAACGTCGCCCGGCGGACCGACTCGGATTGCATCCGGAGAGCGGTTCGACTGGAGTGGAATAG
- the MdlB gene encoding ABC-type multidrug/protein/lipid transport system, ATPase component — protein MKEAQGHQDEELLGKAYDGRLIRQLLRYVAPYRLWVVASLLLLFLTTGMQLLGPYITKVAIDTYIAARDLHGLNVAVLAYLITVLVGFVSQYAQSYTMQSTGQRAMHDLRTQVFTHLQRQGLAFFDKNPVGRLMTRVINDIETLNELFGSGVIALLGDLLTLVGVAVAMLALDWRLALISFITFPFMLRATTAYRKRARDTYRDSRRILARMNAYLQESISGMATVQTFGQEARHFNRFKEINTQHRDALLKSIQYNAVFFPSIELFSAISVGLVLWAGGAMILDERVLPGVVVAFVQYVHRLFTPIRDLAEKYNILQAAMASSERVFKLLDVHESLVEPAVPTHPVRLRGEIEFKDVWLSYTAGEPVLREISFRVAPGEKVALVGATGAGKTSIISALCRFYDVERGSIRIDGIDVREWDKRTLRQQLGLVLQDVFLFSGDIARNISLGDPAVSEERIAEAARRVHAHDFIERLPEGFRAVVEERGSTLSQGERQLLSFARALAFDRPILILDEATSSVDTATELLIQDALKTLLLGRTALIIAHRLSTIQFVDRIIVLHKGRIREEGTHQELLAHGGIYSRLYELQYQPLA, from the coding sequence GTGAAGGAAGCGCAGGGTCATCAGGATGAGGAACTGCTGGGTAAGGCCTACGATGGCCGACTGATACGGCAATTACTCAGGTACGTCGCGCCATATCGGTTGTGGGTAGTGGCCTCTCTCCTGCTCCTGTTCCTGACCACAGGGATGCAACTGCTCGGGCCGTATATTACCAAGGTTGCTATCGATACCTACATCGCGGCGCGCGACCTGCACGGTCTGAACGTTGCGGTCCTGGCCTACCTGATTACCGTACTGGTCGGATTCGTATCCCAGTACGCTCAGAGCTATACCATGCAGTCTACCGGCCAACGGGCCATGCATGACCTCAGGACGCAGGTCTTTACTCACCTGCAACGACAGGGCCTCGCCTTCTTTGATAAGAATCCGGTCGGCCGACTGATGACCAGGGTCATCAACGATATAGAGACTCTGAACGAGCTATTCGGATCGGGAGTCATTGCGCTGTTGGGCGACCTGCTGACGCTGGTGGGGGTGGCGGTGGCCATGTTGGCGTTGGATTGGCGCCTGGCGTTGATCTCATTTATTACCTTCCCGTTCATGCTGCGCGCAACAACCGCCTATCGCAAACGAGCGCGCGACACCTATCGCGACAGCCGACGAATTCTGGCCCGGATGAATGCCTACCTCCAGGAGAGCATCTCCGGGATGGCTACGGTCCAGACCTTCGGTCAGGAAGCGCGTCACTTCAATCGATTTAAAGAGATCAATACCCAGCATCGGGACGCGCTGCTCAAGAGTATCCAGTACAACGCCGTCTTCTTTCCATCCATTGAGCTGTTCAGCGCCATCTCTGTCGGCTTGGTGCTCTGGGCGGGCGGCGCCATGATCCTCGACGAGCGGGTCCTCCCCGGTGTCGTTGTCGCCTTTGTCCAGTACGTACATCGTCTCTTCACGCCTATCCGGGACCTGGCGGAAAAGTACAACATCCTGCAGGCCGCGATGGCGTCCAGCGAACGGGTATTCAAACTGCTGGATGTACATGAGTCGCTGGTAGAACCTGCTGTCCCCACCCATCCCGTTCGCCTGCGGGGCGAGATCGAGTTCAAAGACGTCTGGCTTTCCTACACAGCCGGCGAACCGGTCCTCAGAGAGATCTCGTTTCGGGTGGCCCCCGGTGAAAAAGTGGCCTTAGTCGGCGCCACCGGCGCCGGAAAGACCTCGATCATCTCGGCGCTCTGCCGCTTTTACGATGTGGAACGCGGCAGCATCAGGATTGATGGGATTGACGTGCGGGAATGGGATAAGCGAACGTTACGGCAACAGCTAGGTCTGGTGCTACAAGACGTCTTTTTGTTTTCCGGAGATATCGCCCGCAATATCAGCCTTGGCGATCCCGCCGTCTCTGAGGAACGGATTGCCGAAGCGGCGCGGCGCGTTCACGCCCACGACTTTATCGAACGGTTGCCGGAGGGCTTCCGCGCCGTAGTAGAGGAGCGCGGCTCGACGCTGTCTCAAGGCGAACGTCAGCTCCTCTCTTTTGCCAGGGCCCTGGCTTTTGACCGACCGATCCTGATCCTGGACGAAGCCACCAGTTCGGTAGACACCGCCACGGAGTTGCTGATCCAGGATGCCTTAAAAACGCTGCTGCTGGGGCGGACCGCCCTGATCATTGCCCACCGTCTCTCGACCATCCAATTTGTGGATCGGATTATTGTTCTGCACAAAGGACGGATTCGGGAAGAGGGGACTCACCAGGAACTGTTGGCTCACGGCGGGATCTACAGCCGACTCTATGAGTTGCAGTACCAACCGCTGGCTTAA
- a CDS encoding protein of unknown function (Evidence 5 : No homology to any previously reported sequences) — protein MTLSFSFLTPNARRQPPAARNYRTGHDARNEGAPTVGCTP, from the coding sequence ATGACTCTCTCTTTTTCATTTCTTACCCCTAACGCCCGGCGTCAGCCGCCCGCGGCGCGCAACTATCGCACAGGGCACGATGCCCGCAACGAAGGCGCACCGACGGTCGGCTGCACGCCGTAA
- a CDS encoding protein of unknown function (Evidence 5 : No homology to any previously reported sequences), with protein sequence MWTEVRVRSVGPSEIIGIAGILVAIGTYFSGVRHGRRQEHARFEHDRDLERERRLHELAGKVADEYVGMSRRNYDRGPHAMATLGLDQLGSDALIREAIHEMYVRSGSDPWAGQGGHVDDLDLVAFFRHVREKKVDFSHTQVEKVAQEVRAASGAKGRKAV encoded by the coding sequence ATGTGGACAGAAGTTCGGGTACGTAGCGTGGGACCAAGCGAGATTATCGGGATAGCCGGAATCCTCGTCGCCATCGGCACCTATTTTTCTGGCGTCAGGCATGGTAGGCGGCAGGAACACGCCAGGTTTGAGCACGACCGCGATCTCGAACGAGAAAGGCGACTCCACGAGCTGGCAGGAAAGGTTGCTGACGAATACGTAGGTATGTCCCGTCGCAACTATGACCGGGGGCCACACGCGATGGCTACGCTCGGCCTTGACCAACTCGGCAGCGATGCCCTTATCAGGGAAGCCATTCACGAGATGTACGTTCGAAGTGGAAGCGACCCGTGGGCTGGCCAGGGCGGCCACGTCGATGATTTGGACCTCGTAGCTTTCTTCCGACACGTTCGTGAGAAGAAGGTAGACTTCTCCCACACTCAAGTCGAGAAGGTTGCTCAGGAGGTCAGAGCTGCAAGCGGTGCAAAGGGTCGGAAAGCCGTATAA
- a CDS encoding putative plasmid stabilization system protein (Evidence 3 : Function proposed based on presence of conserved amino acid motif, structural feature or limited homology), producing the protein MKILFTPSARTQFLSALAYIRRDKPEAALRFRRRAETVLTRLIQFPESGRVIQEFPELPQREVVVAPYRFFYRAKGKVVWIVGVWHGAQRPSAPEDIESV; encoded by the coding sequence GTGAAAATTCTCTTCACCCCGTCCGCGCGGACTCAATTTCTTTCCGCTCTCGCCTATATCCGCCGCGACAAACCCGAGGCCGCATTGCGGTTCCGCCGACGCGCGGAGACAGTCTTAACTCGACTGATCCAATTCCCGGAATCAGGCCGGGTGATTCAGGAGTTTCCAGAGCTTCCTCAACGTGAAGTCGTGGTGGCGCCGTATCGTTTTTTCTATCGTGCTAAGGGAAAGGTGGTTTGGATTGTCGGCGTATGGCATGGAGCGCAACGTCCGAGCGCTCCTGAGGATATCGAAAGCGTCTAA
- a CDS encoding ABC transporter, ATPase subunit yields MFIGLAALIVTDVGGLAIPWLTKDALDTYLAGSERTVTLWKYPALIVLAAGVQVIFRYFWRTHLFGFSRHIEWDFRNAIVAHLQRLPLSYFTHTKTGDLMSRLTNDMVSFREMLGMGVMAVIDAAFTIATSLLLMVVIDPWLTLWSLLPLPSITILVLLIGNRIFDRYRDVQRHLSTLSTFVQENLAGVRVVQAYVQEENQQRHFDDLSREYRALNLDLVKRWGYVTPVMTVLSGLAATIVLWLGGRKVAMGTMSLGELVGFYGYLGMLTWPMLAIGYVINLYQRGSAALARLLEILDTPVAAGYQVPGTVQVSEVRGEIELRNLFFRYTPDAPLTLQGITLTIPAGTWCGVVGETGAGKTTLVSLLPRLYEPPPGTIFIDGIELCELPLQTLKQAIGFVSQDIFLFSETIRDNILFGNGGATSEDLETAADLAQLTSSIQEFTHQFDTLLGERGVRLSGGQKQRTALARAIIKNPPILILDDAFSSVDIETEERILEQLKGFMRGRTAILISHRISTVMEADQIVYLKDGRIVERGSHEELLALRGYYYRLYRRQLLTRELDALSDNGGARS; encoded by the coding sequence TTGTTCATCGGCCTCGCGGCGCTGATCGTGACCGACGTGGGCGGGCTAGCCATCCCGTGGCTGACCAAGGATGCCCTGGACACCTATCTCGCCGGTTCGGAACGGACGGTGACGCTCTGGAAGTATCCGGCGCTGATTGTGCTGGCTGCCGGCGTACAGGTCATCTTCCGCTACTTCTGGCGGACTCACCTGTTCGGGTTCTCGCGGCACATCGAGTGGGATTTCAGAAACGCGATCGTCGCTCACCTGCAGCGCCTGCCGCTCAGTTACTTCACCCACACCAAAACCGGCGACCTGATGTCGCGGCTGACTAACGACATGGTCTCCTTCCGCGAGATGTTGGGAATGGGGGTCATGGCCGTCATTGATGCCGCCTTCACGATCGCGACCAGCCTGCTGCTGATGGTGGTCATCGATCCGTGGCTGACGCTGTGGAGCCTTTTGCCCCTGCCCAGCATCACCATCCTCGTGCTCCTCATCGGCAACCGCATCTTCGACCGGTATCGGGACGTCCAGCGGCATCTCAGCACCCTCAGCACATTTGTCCAGGAAAACCTGGCCGGTGTCCGCGTCGTCCAGGCCTATGTGCAGGAGGAGAATCAGCAGCGGCATTTCGATGACTTGAGCCGGGAATATCGGGCCCTTAATCTCGATCTGGTCAAACGCTGGGGGTATGTGACACCGGTGATGACCGTCCTGTCTGGCCTGGCTGCCACGATCGTCTTATGGCTCGGGGGGCGAAAGGTTGCCATGGGAACGATGTCGCTCGGAGAACTAGTCGGTTTCTACGGCTATCTTGGCATGCTGACCTGGCCTATGCTGGCGATCGGATATGTGATCAATCTCTACCAGCGGGGCTCGGCCGCGCTGGCCCGCCTTCTGGAGATCCTGGATACGCCGGTGGCTGCCGGGTATCAGGTGCCTGGGACCGTCCAGGTCTCAGAGGTGCGCGGCGAGATCGAGTTGCGCAATCTCTTCTTCCGCTATACCCCTGATGCGCCGCTCACCCTGCAAGGTATTACCCTCACAATCCCGGCCGGCACCTGGTGTGGGGTAGTCGGCGAGACCGGCGCCGGCAAGACCACGCTGGTGAGTCTTCTGCCTCGCCTGTACGAGCCGCCGCCCGGAACCATCTTTATCGACGGTATCGAGCTGTGTGAGCTGCCCTTACAGACCCTGAAGCAAGCCATCGGCTTTGTCTCTCAGGACATCTTTCTGTTCTCCGAGACGATCCGGGATAACATCCTGTTCGGTAATGGAGGCGCGACATCGGAGGATCTGGAGACGGCCGCCGATCTCGCCCAACTGACATCCAGCATCCAGGAATTTACGCATCAGTTTGATACCCTGCTCGGTGAACGGGGGGTCAGGCTATCCGGCGGCCAGAAACAACGGACCGCCTTGGCCCGCGCCATCATTAAGAATCCGCCCATCCTGATTCTGGACGATGCCTTCTCCAGCGTGGACATCGAGACCGAGGAGCGGATCCTTGAGCAGTTAAAAGGATTCATGCGCGGGCGGACCGCCATCCTGATTTCCCATCGGATCTCGACGGTCATGGAGGCCGATCAGATCGTGTACCTGAAGGACGGTCGAATTGTGGAGCGGGGTAGTCACGAAGAGTTGCTGGCTTTACGGGGTTACTACTATCGCCTGTATCGTCGACAGTTGCTGACCCGGGAACTCGATGCCCTGAGCGATAATGGAGGGGCGAGGTCGTGA
- the pflA gene encoding Pyruvate formate-lyase activating enzyme has translation MPAIMTLAEVLTQLTKEGELYEKLPNQRVRCYACGHRCLIPEGRQGVCRVRFNKGGVLKVPTGYVGALQVDPIEKKPFFHALPGSLVLSFGMLGCDFHCGYCLNWITSQALRDPAAVSPPELVTADELMNMAKRYGAPMVASTYNEPLITSEWAVEIFRVAKARGFKTAYISNGNGTPEVLDYLKPWVDLYKVDLKGFNNANYRKLGGVLQNVLDTITLLVEKRFWVEIVTLVVPGFNDSDKELTRIAEFLASVSADLPWHVTAFHQDYKMLDHANTGAATLFRAAEIGKQSGLHYVYVGNLPGRVGHYENTYCPSCRTLLIERRGYTIFKNVLETGACPTCHTPIPGVWN, from the coding sequence ATGCCGGCCATAATGACTCTGGCAGAGGTGTTGACGCAACTCACCAAGGAGGGGGAGTTATACGAGAAGCTCCCCAATCAGCGGGTGCGGTGCTATGCGTGCGGCCACCGGTGCCTGATTCCGGAAGGACGCCAGGGGGTCTGCCGGGTCCGGTTCAACAAGGGGGGTGTCCTGAAGGTTCCGACTGGTTACGTCGGGGCGCTGCAGGTCGATCCGATCGAGAAGAAGCCATTCTTCCACGCCCTTCCGGGATCGCTTGTCTTAAGCTTCGGGATGCTGGGATGCGACTTCCACTGCGGGTACTGCTTGAACTGGATCACGTCGCAGGCGTTGCGCGATCCCGCCGCAGTGAGTCCACCAGAGCTGGTGACGGCCGACGAACTCATGAACATGGCGAAGCGGTATGGTGCGCCGATGGTCGCCAGCACCTACAATGAGCCGTTGATCACCAGCGAGTGGGCGGTTGAGATCTTCCGCGTAGCCAAAGCGCGCGGCTTCAAGACCGCCTATATCAGCAACGGGAACGGCACGCCGGAGGTACTCGATTATCTGAAGCCCTGGGTGGACCTGTATAAGGTGGACCTGAAGGGGTTTAACAACGCCAATTACCGGAAGCTGGGCGGGGTGCTCCAGAACGTCCTGGATACGATCACGCTGCTGGTCGAGAAGCGGTTCTGGGTTGAAATCGTGACGCTCGTTGTGCCGGGATTTAACGATTCCGACAAAGAGCTGACCCGGATCGCCGAGTTCCTGGCGTCCGTTTCTGCCGATCTGCCGTGGCATGTGACGGCCTTCCACCAGGACTACAAGATGCTGGACCATGCCAATACGGGTGCCGCCACCCTGTTCCGGGCAGCCGAGATCGGTAAGCAGTCCGGGCTGCATTACGTCTATGTCGGTAATCTGCCGGGCCGTGTCGGCCATTACGAGAACACCTACTGCCCCTCCTGCCGCACCCTGCTGATCGAGCGCCGCGGCTATACGATTTTCAAGAACGTCCTCGAAACAGGCGCCTGCCCAACCTGCCATACCCCCATCCCCGGCGTCTGGAATTAA